Proteins encoded by one window of Chondromyces crocatus:
- a CDS encoding 3-oxoacyl-ACP synthase III family protein, with protein sequence MLNAYISGTGSYVPPRVVTNDDLARDFGIDTTHEWVVQRTGIEARRFAEEGVGSSDLAVHAAEEAIARAGIQKHDLDLILFSTLSPEHHFPGSGVYLQRKLGLLEGDSPKFVPAMDIRNQCSGFLYGLGTATAMVRSGAARHVLVVGAETHSAALDLSTRGRQVASLFGDGAGAVIVSATEEDRGVRTWHLGADGRFADTLCLKVWDIRKRPYIPVGEDGMGRVDPAMLWPYMEGKVVFRHAVERMCGALMQACWALNVDANDIDLFFFHQANKRINEYVASTLNIPPHKVLSNIERYGNTTAATIPLLLAEAEREGTLRKGMKVALVAFGSGFTWGSAIVDW encoded by the coding sequence ATGCTCAACGCCTACATCTCAGGGACCGGCTCTTACGTGCCGCCTCGTGTCGTCACCAACGACGATCTCGCTCGTGATTTCGGCATCGACACGACGCACGAGTGGGTCGTTCAGCGCACCGGCATCGAGGCACGACGGTTCGCCGAAGAAGGCGTGGGGAGCTCCGATCTGGCGGTCCATGCGGCCGAGGAGGCAATCGCCAGGGCAGGGATCCAGAAACACGACCTCGACCTCATCCTGTTCTCCACCCTGTCCCCCGAGCACCATTTCCCCGGCTCTGGCGTCTATCTGCAGCGCAAGCTCGGGCTGCTGGAGGGGGACTCGCCGAAATTCGTCCCCGCGATGGACATTCGCAACCAGTGCTCCGGTTTCCTCTATGGCCTCGGGACGGCCACTGCGATGGTCCGTTCCGGCGCGGCCCGTCATGTCCTCGTGGTCGGCGCGGAGACGCACTCGGCAGCCCTCGACCTCAGCACACGCGGCCGACAGGTCGCCTCGCTGTTCGGCGACGGCGCCGGCGCGGTCATTGTGAGCGCCACCGAAGAAGACAGGGGCGTCCGCACCTGGCACCTGGGCGCCGACGGCCGCTTCGCAGATACGCTGTGCCTCAAGGTCTGGGATATCCGTAAAAGACCTTATATCCCGGTAGGGGAAGATGGAATGGGACGGGTCGACCCTGCCATGCTCTGGCCATACATGGAGGGGAAGGTTGTTTTCCGCCATGCTGTCGAGAGGATGTGTGGCGCGCTCATGCAGGCTTGCTGGGCGCTCAATGTCGATGCCAACGATATCGACCTCTTCTTCTTTCACCAGGCAAACAAACGAATCAATGAGTACGTTGCGAGCACGCTGAACATCCCCCCCCACAAGGTGCTCAGCAATATCGAGCGCTACGGGAACACCACGGCAGCGACCATCCCTCTGCTCCTCGCGGAGGCAGAGCGTGAAGGAACCCTTCGGAAGGGCATGAAGGTCGCGCTCGTCGCCTTCGGGTCGGGATTTACCTGGGGTTCCGCGATCGTCGACTGGTGA
- a CDS encoding radical SAM protein: MVSVSRRLTVTDHDRRAAGMTYVYPVVSRRAGGVSVGVNLNPNNACNWRCVYCQVPDLTFGKGPAVDLVQLEQELRGLLEEVTHGDFMERCVPEGVRRLNDVAFSGNGEPTTSPQFGEAVDIAGQVLEAFGLLGSVKLVLITNGSMLNKRPVADAIARMATLNGEVWFKLDSFTAEGARRINHSAAPLEEHLARLSIAASACPTWLQTCLFSWDGQEPVEEELVAYLEGIRALVERGVPVRGVLLYTVARPSMQPEASRLEPLPETWLRAFAARIEAAGLPARVSA, encoded by the coding sequence GTGGTTAGTGTGTCGCGCCGCCTCACCGTCACGGATCACGACCGTCGCGCTGCCGGGATGACGTACGTCTACCCGGTGGTGTCGCGGCGGGCCGGGGGCGTCTCGGTGGGGGTCAACTTGAACCCCAACAATGCCTGCAACTGGCGCTGCGTGTACTGCCAGGTCCCTGATCTCACGTTCGGGAAGGGGCCGGCGGTGGATCTGGTGCAGCTCGAGCAGGAGCTCCGCGGTCTGCTGGAGGAGGTCACCCACGGGGACTTCATGGAGCGGTGCGTTCCCGAGGGGGTGCGCCGGCTCAACGATGTCGCGTTTTCCGGTAATGGTGAACCCACCACGTCACCTCAGTTCGGGGAGGCCGTGGACATCGCTGGCCAGGTGCTCGAAGCGTTCGGGCTGCTGGGCTCGGTGAAGCTGGTGCTCATCACGAACGGGTCGATGTTGAACAAGCGCCCGGTGGCCGATGCGATAGCGCGCATGGCGACGCTGAACGGGGAGGTGTGGTTCAAGCTCGACAGCTTCACGGCCGAAGGGGCACGCCGGATCAACCACAGCGCCGCGCCCCTCGAAGAGCACCTCGCCCGGCTGAGCATCGCGGCGAGCGCCTGCCCCACCTGGCTTCAGACCTGTCTGTTCTCGTGGGACGGGCAGGAGCCCGTGGAGGAAGAGCTGGTGGCCTACCTGGAAGGCATCCGCGCCCTGGTCGAGCGCGGGGTGCCCGTGCGCGGGGTGCTGCTCTACACGGTCGCGCGCCCTTCGATGCAGCCAGAGGCTTCCCGGCTGGAACCCCTCCCAGAAACCTGGCTCCGGGCGTTCGCAGCCCGCATCGAAGCGGCAGGGTTGCCCGCGCGTGTGAGCGCTTGA
- the gspN gene encoding type II secretion system protein GspN — MKQWALKVARWTAYPAFYLFCLSLFGYLTFPYDRLKDRLIEEFDRAQTKRGGTATQKLEIDELDSYWFTGLEVKGARLILPPEGATTARGLPSAGSADSASSGPRPSVIEIDEAHARVRILPLFMGRIRVDFWANVFGGVVQGVAPVGKTSGAIEVEMTDLDLSKIEPLEEAIGGIPLRGTLSGKLELEAPEGKFNKANGLLEITGTEVMAGDGKTKIKGLIELPTARLGELTVSAEAKDGILKFTKLSAGGPDVELEGDGKVNVREPWNNSLADLYVRFKFSDAYRGKNDTTKSVLGDPSGSGPPGLIETLEPRMKRAKRSDGFYGWHAHGALKRLKFDPHASDTPAASRQRGRGTETPFNGAAKKPGGLGLPLGTSEARKPATSPPVNEAPPREQERPEPVPEPAPIPPPAQEDRLDPPLDVRPPVPRGEEQVDENVPQEQ, encoded by the coding sequence ATGAAGCAATGGGCGCTCAAGGTCGCGCGGTGGACGGCCTACCCCGCATTCTACCTCTTCTGTCTGAGCCTGTTCGGCTACCTCACCTTTCCCTATGATCGCCTGAAGGATCGGCTGATCGAGGAGTTCGATCGGGCGCAGACGAAGCGCGGCGGCACGGCGACACAGAAGCTGGAGATCGATGAGCTCGACTCCTACTGGTTCACCGGCCTCGAAGTGAAAGGGGCGCGCCTCATCCTGCCCCCTGAAGGAGCGACGACGGCCCGCGGGCTCCCGTCCGCTGGGAGCGCCGACAGCGCGTCCAGCGGCCCCCGTCCCTCGGTGATCGAGATCGACGAAGCTCACGCGCGGGTACGCATTCTCCCCCTCTTCATGGGTCGCATCCGCGTCGACTTCTGGGCCAATGTGTTCGGAGGGGTGGTGCAAGGCGTCGCCCCCGTGGGCAAGACGAGCGGCGCCATCGAGGTCGAGATGACGGACCTCGATCTGAGCAAGATCGAGCCCCTCGAAGAGGCCATCGGTGGCATCCCGTTGCGCGGGACGCTGAGCGGCAAGCTCGAGCTCGAGGCTCCCGAGGGCAAATTCAACAAGGCCAACGGTCTCCTCGAGATCACCGGGACGGAAGTCATGGCCGGCGACGGGAAGACGAAAATCAAAGGGCTGATCGAGCTTCCGACAGCGCGCCTCGGCGAACTCACCGTCTCCGCCGAAGCCAAGGACGGGATCCTCAAGTTCACCAAGCTTTCAGCCGGCGGACCGGATGTCGAGCTCGAGGGGGACGGCAAGGTCAACGTGCGCGAGCCATGGAACAACTCGCTGGCGGACCTCTACGTACGCTTCAAGTTCTCGGATGCTTACCGCGGCAAGAACGACACGACCAAGTCGGTCCTCGGTGATCCCAGCGGGTCCGGACCGCCAGGCCTCATCGAGACGCTGGAGCCGCGGATGAAGCGCGCCAAGCGCTCCGATGGGTTCTACGGTTGGCACGCGCATGGCGCTTTGAAGCGGCTGAAGTTCGACCCCCATGCGAGCGATACCCCGGCGGCGTCTCGCCAGCGCGGGCGGGGCACCGAGACGCCATTCAACGGGGCAGCCAAGAAGCCAGGAGGCCTCGGGCTTCCGCTGGGCACCTCGGAGGCCAGGAAGCCCGCGACCTCACCCCCCGTCAACGAGGCGCCGCCCCGGGAACAGGAACGACCGGAGCCCGTGCCCGAACCGGCCCCCATCCCGCCGCCTGCCCAGGAGGACCGCTTGGATCCGCCTCTGGATGTCCGCCCCCCGGTGCCTCGCGGGGAGGAACAGGTCGACGAGAACGTTCCCCAGGAACAGTGA
- the pilM gene encoding type IV pilus biogenesis protein PilM, with product MARLLGIDAEKNVVRAVLIRTAYRKVILEGFGEVSVADAGSQIAAMKAAAGMVRPDAASVALSGEQSFYRRLDMPAAAQKELESVLAFELEATIPFEMDDAIFDYRVLKREPGSTTIPVFAAVARTADVRERITAVREAIDLEPERVSTGPLSLANLETVMPTLSKPPGVATGPVVLLNLESHTSDMLVVSDGEPVFARTLSRGMAGLTFESAPLFARELRQTLAAWRNLGGNPPAGIYLIGGGTSLHSAEQWFSGELGLPLLPLPQARLEGITPEQTAVLPRFAKALALALGLAGRPRGLNLRRGALEAERSYPFLREKVPMLAGLGTVIALSFGFSIIAEMRGLNAEHEALTGVLSSASRDVLGEETSDPIRARELLESGPAADEDPMPRVDAFDVMVQLSKAVPKEVTHDVLELDVNRGHATIQGVVPSVADAQAITEKLKEYKCFRDVKVGRFSQFTEGKQKYVLEMTLACEDKNKKKPKSSAEGEGTSSPAEKPEGI from the coding sequence ATGGCAAGGTTGCTCGGTATCGATGCAGAGAAGAACGTGGTGCGGGCGGTCCTCATCCGGACTGCCTACCGCAAGGTGATCCTCGAGGGCTTCGGGGAGGTCTCCGTCGCTGACGCGGGCTCCCAGATCGCCGCCATGAAGGCCGCCGCAGGCATGGTCCGCCCCGACGCGGCGTCCGTCGCCCTCTCCGGCGAGCAGTCGTTCTACCGGCGTCTCGACATGCCGGCGGCGGCGCAGAAGGAGCTGGAGAGCGTCCTCGCCTTCGAGCTGGAGGCGACCATCCCCTTCGAGATGGATGACGCCATCTTCGACTACCGCGTGCTCAAGCGAGAGCCCGGTTCCACGACCATCCCGGTCTTCGCTGCCGTCGCGCGCACGGCCGACGTACGGGAGCGAATCACCGCCGTACGGGAGGCGATCGACCTCGAGCCGGAGCGCGTCTCCACCGGGCCCCTCTCGCTCGCAAACCTGGAGACGGTGATGCCCACGCTGTCGAAGCCGCCGGGCGTCGCGACGGGACCGGTCGTCCTCCTCAACCTCGAGTCCCATACCTCCGACATGCTGGTCGTTTCCGACGGTGAGCCGGTCTTTGCCCGCACGCTGTCCCGTGGGATGGCTGGACTCACCTTCGAATCAGCCCCCCTTTTCGCCCGCGAGCTGCGTCAAACGCTGGCCGCGTGGCGGAATCTGGGCGGCAATCCACCGGCCGGGATCTACCTGATCGGTGGTGGAACGAGTCTACATAGCGCTGAGCAGTGGTTCTCGGGCGAGCTCGGCCTCCCCCTCTTGCCGCTACCCCAAGCGCGACTCGAAGGCATCACGCCAGAGCAGACCGCGGTCCTCCCCCGCTTCGCGAAGGCGCTCGCGCTCGCGCTCGGCCTCGCGGGGCGCCCCAGAGGCCTCAACCTGCGCCGCGGCGCCCTGGAAGCCGAACGCAGCTACCCCTTCCTCCGCGAGAAGGTGCCCATGCTCGCGGGCCTCGGGACGGTCATCGCCCTGAGCTTCGGCTTCTCGATCATCGCCGAGATGCGCGGCCTCAATGCCGAGCACGAGGCCCTCACCGGCGTGCTCTCCTCCGCCTCCCGTGATGTCCTCGGCGAAGAGACGAGCGATCCGATTCGTGCCCGCGAGCTGCTCGAGAGCGGCCCGGCCGCCGACGAGGATCCCATGCCGCGCGTCGATGCCTTCGACGTCATGGTGCAGCTCTCCAAGGCCGTCCCGAAGGAGGTCACCCACGACGTGCTCGAGCTCGACGTGAACCGCGGACACGCCACCATCCAGGGCGTGGTCCCCTCCGTCGCCGACGCGCAGGCCATCACCGAGAAGCTCAAGGAGTACAAGTGCTTCCGTGACGTGAAGGTCGGGCGCTTCTCCCAGTTCACCGAGGGGAAACAGAAGTACGTGCTGGAGATGACGCTCGCCTGCGAGGACAAGAACAAGAAGAAGCCCAAGAGCAGCGCCGAGGGTGAGGGGACGAGTTCTCCCGCCGAAAAGCCGGAGGGAATCTGA
- a CDS encoding general secretion pathway protein GspK, translating to MALVMVMGAIAVLTVFLTDLQDETTSELSAALADRDALRAEYHARSAVNLGRLVIATEPTIRNSLLPMFLMMGMQSSPQIPVWNYADMLVGPFNDASGAAAFTGIAGIDTAGGKNLGLAGGGRFELKIVDEDSKINVNLAAKGHISFTDQARLAQQLLALFNQNQYRPLFEERDADGQYSDPSTICSAIIDWADDDEQNNGCNPMATTAAAAATGVEDNFYQLIGKGYLRKNAAYDSIEELRMVRGVGDDFWATFIDPDPSNPSKRIMTVWGKPQAAVNVNTANPATLLALVCAYADPTTPLCIDPAQAGQFLMGLSLVQGMLQGAPVFGKGADFVNAISGKGQGGGIGAMVLGALGVQPVTFMPAMETEFKKAVSTESKFFSIYAEGVIPGNKRETRVRIHAVVDITGATALSAAAQEAGVIPMGTSSSLGSSMNPQTHESNVRTDPAGNIVYWRIE from the coding sequence GTGGCGCTGGTCATGGTCATGGGCGCCATCGCGGTGCTCACCGTGTTCCTGACCGATCTCCAGGACGAGACCACCTCGGAACTCTCCGCAGCGCTGGCCGATCGCGACGCGCTCAGGGCGGAGTACCACGCACGGAGTGCGGTCAACCTGGGGCGCCTGGTGATTGCGACAGAGCCCACCATCCGCAATTCGCTGCTCCCCATGTTTCTCATGATGGGGATGCAGAGTTCTCCACAGATCCCCGTCTGGAACTATGCCGACATGCTCGTGGGGCCCTTCAATGACGCCTCGGGAGCGGCTGCCTTCACGGGCATCGCCGGCATCGATACCGCGGGTGGGAAGAACCTGGGGCTCGCCGGAGGCGGTCGCTTCGAACTCAAGATCGTCGACGAGGACTCGAAGATCAACGTCAACCTCGCCGCGAAGGGGCACATCTCGTTCACCGACCAGGCACGGCTGGCCCAGCAGCTCCTCGCCCTGTTCAATCAGAATCAGTACCGCCCCCTCTTCGAGGAACGTGACGCGGATGGTCAGTACTCCGATCCCTCGACCATCTGCAGCGCCATCATCGACTGGGCGGACGATGACGAGCAGAACAACGGCTGCAACCCGATGGCCACCACCGCTGCCGCTGCCGCGACGGGTGTCGAGGACAATTTCTATCAGCTCATTGGCAAAGGTTATCTCCGGAAGAACGCCGCCTATGACTCGATCGAAGAGCTGAGAATGGTGCGGGGGGTCGGCGACGATTTCTGGGCGACGTTCATCGATCCCGATCCGAGTAACCCCAGCAAGCGCATCATGACCGTGTGGGGCAAGCCGCAGGCGGCCGTGAACGTGAACACCGCCAACCCCGCCACCCTGCTGGCCCTCGTGTGCGCATACGCCGATCCGACCACGCCACTCTGCATCGACCCGGCGCAGGCGGGGCAGTTTCTCATGGGACTCTCCCTGGTGCAGGGAATGCTCCAGGGCGCGCCCGTCTTCGGCAAGGGCGCCGACTTCGTGAATGCCATCAGCGGCAAGGGGCAAGGCGGCGGCATCGGGGCGATGGTGCTCGGCGCACTCGGGGTCCAGCCCGTCACGTTCATGCCGGCGATGGAAACGGAGTTCAAGAAGGCGGTGAGCACCGAGAGCAAGTTCTTCAGCATCTACGCGGAAGGCGTGATCCCGGGGAACAAGCGCGAGACGCGGGTGCGCATTCACGCGGTGGTCGACATCACCGGCGCGACGGCCCTCTCGGCGGCGGCTCAGGAGGCGGGGGTGATCCCGATGGGGACCTCCAGCTCCCTCGGCTCTTCGATGAACCCGCAGACTCATGAATCGAACGTCCGGACCGACCCCGCCGGGAACATCGTCTACTGGCGCATCGAGTAG
- a CDS encoding type II secretion system protein GspJ: MSARRSHAGKRRRAAGLTLVEVLISIAILALIGTLIYGAFDGMSRTRKGIGEMSDRYHQGRQALSRISRELQSAFISRHMPVQQIYLVRKTIFAGEKSTPTDRLDFTSFAHRRLMADAHESDQCEISYFAVRDPDQRGKIDLVRREAKIIDLDPQHGGVVNVLAEDIDSFTLRYLDPISDDWVDTWDTTQATGQLDRLPRQVWVKLVLRGGPGGQLLKFETKVSIPILVPLGWADQNPNTSSLSQSGGMQAGNDRMSSANAAMQRSTGTPGNTPTTGNNQRGGTPGGGSPLGGGSPFGGGQIPGMRR, translated from the coding sequence ATGAGTGCCCGACGTTCTCACGCTGGGAAGCGACGCCGCGCGGCGGGCCTCACCCTCGTCGAGGTGCTGATCTCGATCGCGATCCTCGCCCTGATCGGCACGCTGATCTACGGCGCATTCGATGGCATGAGTCGGACCCGCAAGGGGATCGGCGAGATGAGCGACCGCTATCACCAGGGTCGTCAGGCGCTGTCGCGCATCTCGAGGGAGCTGCAGTCGGCGTTCATCTCACGGCACATGCCCGTGCAGCAGATCTACCTCGTGCGAAAGACGATCTTCGCAGGTGAAAAGTCGACCCCGACGGACCGGCTCGATTTCACCTCCTTCGCACACCGCCGGCTGATGGCCGACGCCCACGAATCCGATCAGTGCGAGATCAGCTACTTCGCGGTGCGTGACCCGGACCAGCGGGGCAAGATCGATCTCGTGCGACGTGAGGCGAAGATCATCGATCTGGACCCTCAGCACGGTGGGGTCGTCAACGTGCTGGCGGAGGACATCGACAGCTTCACGCTGAGGTATCTCGATCCGATCTCCGACGACTGGGTCGACACCTGGGACACGACGCAGGCCACGGGCCAGCTCGATAGGCTCCCGCGGCAGGTCTGGGTGAAGCTCGTGCTTCGAGGCGGCCCTGGCGGACAGCTCCTGAAGTTCGAGACGAAGGTGTCCATCCCCATCCTGGTGCCCCTGGGCTGGGCAGACCAGAACCCCAACACCAGCAGCTTGAGTCAGTCCGGAGGCATGCAGGCGGGCAATGACAGGATGTCTTCTGCCAACGCCGCCATGCAACGCAGCACCGGGACCCCGGGAAACACGCCGACGACCGGGAACAACCAGCGCGGGGGAACACCGGGCGGTGGCTCTCCCCTCGGAGGAGGCTCCCCCTTCGGAGGCGGGCAGATCCCCGGGATGCGGCGATGA
- a CDS encoding type IV pilus modification PilV family protein yields the protein MQSRKRGFTLLEVMVAIAILGLSLTMILAAQAGALSNAAQARNISQAAGLLRCKMSELEEQIKIARGFPALDEADSGPCCEGDESRMRCTWKIEKPEFPDPKYGDLDLDSDLGSSGLSSLGPLAQGMTGGSNPLGQNASVGDVAQQLGGADGAAGALSGMLGTVMQMVYPDIKMIFEASTRRLTVKVTWMEGIREREIEIAQWYTIPQRGTAIDLGNMLGGAAGAGNPTSPSTGSGAGTGR from the coding sequence ATGCAATCCAGAAAGCGCGGTTTCACGCTGCTGGAGGTGATGGTCGCCATCGCCATCCTCGGGCTCTCGCTCACGATGATCCTTGCAGCGCAAGCGGGCGCCCTGTCGAACGCGGCGCAAGCGCGCAACATCAGCCAGGCCGCAGGGCTGCTCCGCTGCAAGATGAGCGAGCTCGAAGAGCAGATCAAAATCGCTCGCGGCTTCCCCGCACTCGATGAGGCCGACAGCGGTCCGTGCTGCGAGGGAGACGAGTCACGGATGCGATGTACCTGGAAGATCGAGAAGCCGGAGTTCCCCGATCCGAAGTACGGGGATCTGGATCTCGACTCGGATCTCGGCTCGTCCGGCCTATCTTCCCTCGGCCCACTGGCTCAAGGGATGACCGGAGGCAGCAATCCCCTCGGGCAGAACGCCTCGGTGGGTGACGTCGCGCAGCAGCTCGGCGGGGCGGACGGGGCGGCGGGAGCGCTCTCCGGGATGCTGGGGACCGTCATGCAGATGGTCTACCCCGACATCAAGATGATCTTCGAAGCGAGCACGCGGCGCCTGACGGTGAAGGTCACCTGGATGGAGGGCATCCGCGAGCGAGAGATCGAGATCGCCCAGTGGTACACGATCCCTCAGCGAGGCACGGCCATCGACCTGGGCAACATGCTGGGCGGCGCTGCTGGCGCTGGAAACCCGACGTCGCCCTCCACGGGCTCGGGAGCAGGGACGGGCCGATGA
- a CDS encoding pilus assembly FimT family protein, whose translation MRRHRASRAVTLVEVLIAIALVAVVTGGAVTSMGLVASARLKRSASMLAGAIRVAYAHANAKSKPVRLVFDLEQRLVILEESSAPTMALKKKDATGGAAAATEAERAAIEEAESILKGPRVARPSFQATKAFGWNLEQDRPGKELEKGVRFLQVETAHQDEPIHAGRAYLYFWPGGQTERAAIQLIRSDAERPEEGTVMTVLVSPLTGKASILKGAVSMPQPRDDREESERQDSSW comes from the coding sequence ATGCGCCGTCACCGCGCCAGCCGCGCCGTCACCCTCGTCGAAGTTCTCATTGCGATCGCGCTGGTCGCGGTGGTGACGGGAGGCGCCGTGACGAGCATGGGCCTGGTCGCGAGCGCGCGTCTCAAGCGAAGCGCCTCCATGCTCGCCGGGGCCATCCGGGTTGCCTACGCGCACGCAAACGCCAAGTCGAAGCCAGTCCGGCTGGTCTTCGACCTCGAGCAGCGGCTGGTGATCCTGGAAGAATCCTCGGCGCCGACGATGGCGCTCAAGAAGAAGGACGCAACGGGTGGTGCGGCGGCGGCCACCGAAGCGGAGCGGGCGGCCATCGAGGAGGCCGAGTCGATCCTGAAGGGGCCTCGCGTCGCGCGGCCCTCGTTCCAGGCCACCAAGGCGTTCGGCTGGAACCTCGAGCAAGATCGACCAGGCAAGGAGCTCGAGAAGGGAGTCCGGTTCCTCCAGGTCGAGACGGCACACCAGGACGAGCCCATCCATGCCGGGCGTGCCTATCTCTACTTCTGGCCGGGTGGACAGACGGAGCGCGCAGCCATCCAGCTCATACGCAGCGATGCGGAGAGGCCCGAGGAGGGGACCGTGATGACCGTCCTCGTGTCACCGCTGACGGGCAAGGCCTCGATCCTGAAGGGAGCGGTGAGCATGCCCCAGCCGCGTGACGACAGAGAGGAGTCCGAGCGCCAGGATTCTTCGTGGTGA
- a CDS encoding type II secretion system protein, with protein MQTIATKKRIRKLRKAVQRGVTLVEVLIVVAIMAVIAGGATYLVFPEYKKARIKTAVVGATTIKQAAEVFRELEALTDACPTIQDLVGARKIDASKTDDPWGQPYRIKCEESDIRVYSSGNDRKEGTPDDVRDNFKQSDIEKVSKL; from the coding sequence ATGCAGACGATCGCAACGAAGAAGAGAATCCGGAAGCTCCGCAAGGCAGTTCAGCGGGGCGTGACCCTGGTGGAGGTGCTGATCGTCGTCGCGATCATGGCCGTCATCGCCGGTGGAGCGACCTACCTGGTGTTCCCCGAGTACAAGAAGGCCCGCATCAAGACGGCGGTCGTCGGAGCGACCACCATCAAGCAAGCCGCGGAGGTGTTCCGCGAGCTGGAAGCGCTGACCGACGCATGCCCGACGATCCAGGATCTGGTGGGCGCCAGGAAGATCGACGCCTCGAAGACGGATGATCCCTGGGGACAGCCGTACAGGATCAAGTGCGAAGAGAGCGACATCCGCGTGTACTCGTCGGGCAACGACCGCAAGGAAGGGACACCGGACGACGTGCGTGACAACTTCAAGCAGTCCGACATCGAGAAGGTCTCGAAGCTCTAG
- a CDS encoding type II secretion system protein GspG, with protein sequence MARRRQREQTIFFPWERGGGFWRRPGLSRARPFAAGLAMAMLLLLLGARERDRVGERATRATMAVVHRAVEMYRADNGRKCPASLLEVKTKGYLTIEPIDAWGRQLRLTCPGRRDPEGYDLTSDGPDGDIGGLDRVE encoded by the coding sequence ATGGCGCGACGACGACAGCGAGAGCAGACGATCTTCTTTCCCTGGGAGCGGGGCGGCGGCTTCTGGCGACGCCCGGGGCTCTCGCGGGCGAGGCCGTTCGCAGCCGGCCTCGCGATGGCGATGCTGCTCCTTCTGCTCGGCGCGCGAGAGCGGGACCGGGTCGGCGAGCGAGCGACGCGAGCGACCATGGCGGTGGTTCATCGCGCCGTCGAGATGTACCGGGCCGACAATGGCCGGAAATGCCCGGCATCGCTTTTGGAGGTCAAGACGAAGGGCTATCTGACCATCGAGCCCATCGACGCGTGGGGACGACAGCTCCGGCTGACTTGCCCCGGCAGGCGAGATCCCGAAGGGTATGATCTGACGAGTGACGGTCCCGACGGCGACATCGGCGGGCTGGACAGGGTGGAGTGA
- the gspF gene encoding type II secretion system inner membrane protein GspF, translating to MAVFEYRGILASTGKPVKGVRDAENAKTLRVVLRKDGIMLTSASEAHDKASKSGGSINLKAFFGRPSTGDVALMTRQLATLLKAGVPLLESLNALIDQVEKETLKRVLTQVREQVREGQSFAKSLEAHPKIFPGLYTNMVRAGEASGTLEAVLERLTQFMESQAKLKGKVTGALVYPIFLTLIGAGLITGLMVGVVPNITSIFASMDQALPWYTALLIFVSDLLAGYWWVFVLITVVGVTLFRKWVRTPEGRLKWDAIVLKLPLFGRVLQKVSIARFSRTLATLLSSGVELLTAMNIVRSVLGNADLEKVVGDAISSIREGQSIADPLKRSGRFPPLVTHMIAIGERTGQLEEMLKSVADAYDTEVESQIQALTSILEPLIIVVMGGAVGFIAVSILLPLTQMSSFAG from the coding sequence GTGGCCGTCTTCGAATATCGAGGCATCCTCGCCAGCACCGGAAAGCCGGTCAAAGGCGTCCGCGACGCGGAGAACGCCAAGACGCTGAGGGTCGTCCTGCGCAAGGACGGCATCATGCTGACGAGCGCCAGCGAGGCGCACGACAAGGCGTCCAAGAGCGGCGGCAGCATCAACCTGAAGGCCTTTTTCGGCCGGCCGAGCACCGGCGACGTCGCCCTGATGACGCGGCAGCTCGCCACGCTGCTCAAGGCTGGCGTGCCGCTGCTCGAGTCGCTGAACGCGCTGATCGATCAGGTCGAGAAGGAGACACTCAAGCGCGTGCTCACGCAGGTGCGCGAACAGGTGCGTGAGGGGCAAAGCTTCGCGAAATCACTGGAGGCGCATCCGAAGATCTTCCCCGGCCTGTACACGAACATGGTCCGCGCTGGAGAGGCCTCCGGCACGCTGGAGGCCGTGCTGGAGCGCCTGACCCAGTTCATGGAGTCGCAGGCGAAGCTCAAGGGCAAGGTCACCGGCGCGCTGGTCTACCCCATCTTCCTGACACTCATCGGCGCTGGCTTGATCACCGGTCTCATGGTCGGCGTGGTGCCGAACATCACCTCCATCTTCGCGTCGATGGATCAAGCGCTGCCCTGGTACACGGCGCTGCTGATCTTCGTGTCGGATCTCCTCGCCGGCTACTGGTGGGTGTTCGTCCTGATCACGGTGGTCGGTGTGACCCTGTTCCGGAAGTGGGTGAGGACCCCGGAGGGGCGACTCAAGTGGGACGCCATCGTCCTCAAGCTGCCGCTGTTCGGCCGGGTGCTCCAGAAGGTGTCGATCGCGCGGTTTTCGCGCACGCTGGCGACCCTGCTTTCCTCGGGCGTGGAGCTGCTCACCGCCATGAACATCGTGCGCAGCGTGCTCGGGAATGCCGATCTGGAGAAGGTGGTGGGGGACGCCATCAGCTCGATCCGTGAAGGGCAGAGCATCGCCGACCCCCTCAAGCGGAGCGGCCGATTCCCTCCGCTCGTGACGCACATGATCGCCATCGGCGAGCGCACGGGTCAGCTGGAGGAGATGCTGAAGAGCGTGGCCGACGCGTACGACACGGAGGTCGAGTCGCAGATTCAGGCGCTGACCAGCATCCTCGAACCCCTGATCATCGTCGTCATGGGAGGCGCAGTCGGGTTCATCGCGGTCTCGATCCTCCTGCCGCTCACCCAGATGTCGAGCTTCGCAGGGTAA